Proteins encoded in a region of the Mucilaginibacter sabulilitoris genome:
- a CDS encoding GntR family transcriptional regulator, which translates to MKYAIDHKSPIPLHIQAEALLRKLIAEDEYQEGKLLPNEVDLAKKLAISRTTLRQAINKLVFEGLLVRKKRFGTKVAQAAVSSKSNNWLSFSQEMALRGIPIKNFELHVTWVFPDEALAKFFEIKTDRKILKMERVRGRSDEPFVYFASYFHPRVGLTGDEDFKRPLYEMLEQEHSVIATLSKEEISAKAASTFIADKLRVAIGSPVLFRKRYVYDQGERPIEYNLGYYKADSFVYTVESTR; encoded by the coding sequence ATGAAATACGCTATAGACCATAAAAGCCCAATTCCTCTACACATACAGGCAGAAGCCCTTTTAAGAAAGTTAATAGCAGAAGACGAATATCAGGAAGGAAAACTTTTACCCAACGAAGTCGACCTTGCCAAAAAACTGGCCATATCGCGTACTACTTTAAGACAAGCCATTAATAAATTAGTTTTTGAAGGACTGCTGGTTCGTAAAAAAAGATTTGGTACAAAGGTTGCCCAGGCCGCGGTTAGTTCAAAATCAAATAACTGGTTAAGCTTTTCGCAGGAAATGGCATTAAGGGGCATCCCTATCAAAAACTTCGAACTGCATGTCACCTGGGTATTTCCGGATGAAGCATTGGCCAAATTCTTTGAAATAAAAACCGACCGGAAAATATTAAAAATGGAACGGGTACGTGGCCGTTCAGATGAGCCTTTCGTGTATTTTGCCTCTTATTTTCATCCGCGTGTTGGCCTTACCGGCGACGAAGATTTTAAAAGGCCCCTATATGAAATGCTGGAGCAGGAACATTCTGTTATTGCTACCCTGTCAAAAGAAGAGATTAGCGCTAAAGCCGCCAGTACCTTTATTGCCGATAAACTCAGGGTTGCAATTGGCAGCCCCGTGCTATTCAGAAAAAGATATGTTTATGACCAGGGCGAAAGACCCATTGAATATAACCTGGGTTATTATAAGGCCGATAGTTTTGTTTATACCGTAGAAAGCACCCGCTAA
- a CDS encoding class I mannose-6-phosphate isomerase: protein MDTNQTNTPIQYGPVDSLLRKTSQFLMPVKLNGFNTQQDEYNIYPVHSMSTGKIFNGYDSLAQYIINQKTVIIDGYTGVFWNKVQDALNKCFTAKGLTINWIETSAYLKPAGDIDVLTEPFLGTSDAVWGTKCTLSLHDFYDLDKLIGQAPNQAYDINIVMGTGAFLIGWDVPVIYIDLPKNELQFRMRAGSITNLGTSQVKGPFQMYKRFYFVDWVLLNAHKKQILDKITVIADGQWPDDINWMHQTDFVERLNQMSKSVIRVRPWFEPGAWGGHWIREHIKDINKDVVNYAWSFELIVPENGLVFESDGYLLEVSFDFLMFHNREQVLGKHAQRFGDEFPIRFDFLDTCDGGNLSIQCHPKLKYIQENFGETITQDETYYILDCKDNAEVYLGFQEDIDAGEFKSVLEASQAENSEVDIKHYVQAHEARKHDLFLIPNGTVHSAGANNLVLEISATPYIFTFKMYDWLRLDLDGNPRPINIDHAFNNLDFSRKGQKVQDELISKQTVIQQGDDWQLVHVPTHREHFYDVHRIEFDTEVKAETDNQCHVMMLVEGSAISIKTADGTEHVFAYAETFVVPAAAASYILTNLGQGRAKVVKAFLK from the coding sequence ATGGATACTAATCAAACTAATACCCCTATACAGTACGGACCGGTTGATAGCCTGCTCCGTAAGACTTCTCAATTTTTAATGCCTGTAAAGTTAAACGGATTTAATACCCAGCAGGATGAATATAACATTTATCCGGTGCATTCCATGTCAACAGGCAAAATTTTTAATGGATATGACTCACTTGCTCAATACATTATTAACCAAAAAACTGTAATAATTGATGGTTATACGGGTGTTTTCTGGAATAAGGTACAAGACGCGTTAAATAAATGTTTTACAGCAAAGGGTTTAACCATAAACTGGATAGAAACTTCGGCTTATTTAAAACCGGCCGGGGATATTGATGTCCTGACCGAGCCTTTTTTAGGGACGTCTGATGCTGTGTGGGGAACCAAATGTACCTTGTCCCTTCATGACTTTTATGACCTGGATAAGCTAATCGGACAAGCACCAAATCAAGCGTATGATATCAATATAGTCATGGGCACTGGGGCCTTCTTAATTGGATGGGATGTGCCTGTAATTTATATTGATCTGCCAAAAAACGAGCTGCAGTTCAGGATGCGAGCAGGCTCCATTACTAATCTGGGTACCAGCCAGGTAAAAGGGCCGTTTCAGATGTACAAACGCTTTTACTTTGTTGACTGGGTTTTATTAAATGCACATAAAAAACAGATACTCGATAAAATAACAGTGATAGCAGACGGGCAATGGCCCGATGATATTAACTGGATGCACCAAACCGACTTTGTAGAAAGGTTAAACCAGATGAGCAAGTCGGTGATCAGGGTTAGGCCCTGGTTTGAGCCAGGCGCCTGGGGTGGGCATTGGATCAGGGAACACATTAAGGATATCAATAAAGATGTAGTTAATTATGCATGGTCGTTTGAATTGATAGTGCCCGAAAATGGTCTGGTATTTGAAAGTGATGGTTACCTGCTCGAGGTATCGTTTGATTTCCTGATGTTTCATAACAGGGAACAGGTATTAGGTAAGCATGCACAGCGGTTTGGCGATGAGTTCCCCATCCGTTTTGATTTTCTGGATACTTGTGATGGGGGTAATTTATCAATTCAGTGCCACCCTAAATTAAAATATATACAGGAAAACTTTGGGGAAACCATAACCCAGGATGAAACCTATTATATATTAGATTGCAAGGATAATGCCGAGGTATATCTCGGTTTTCAGGAAGATATTGATGCCGGAGAATTTAAATCGGTGCTGGAAGCAAGTCAGGCTGAAAACAGCGAGGTGGACATTAAACATTACGTGCAGGCGCATGAAGCCAGAAAGCACGATCTGTTTTTGATTCCGAATGGTACTGTACATAGCGCTGGTGCCAATAACCTGGTATTGGAAATCAGTGCCACACCCTATATTTTTACCTTTAAAATGTATGATTGGCTGAGGCTTGACCTTGATGGTAACCCCCGCCCCATAAACATTGACCATGCCTTTAATAACCTTGATTTTAGCCGCAAGGGGCAAAAGGTTCAGGATGAGCTTATTTCAAAGCAAACCGTAATACAACAGGGCGATGATTGGCAACTGGTGCACGTACCAACACACCGCGAGCATTTTTATGATGTGCACCGCATAGAGTTTGATACGGAGGTTAAGGCTGAAACAGACAATCAATGCCATGTAATGATGCTGGTTGAAGGATCGGCAATATCGATAAAAACCGCCGACGGGACAGAACATGTTTTTGCCTACGCCGAAACTTTTGTAGTGCCCGCTGCTGCAGCATCATACATATTGACCAATTTGGGCCAGGGACGTGCAAAAGTTGTAAAAGCCTTTTTAAAATAA
- a CDS encoding NAD(P)/FAD-dependent oxidoreductase — protein MNAEMDFDVIIVGGSYAGLSAAMALGRALRKVLVIDGGKPCNRQTPHSHNFLTRDGETPAAIASIAKEQLAKYTTVKLVTDFAIEASKLDAGFQIITRSGTNYTAKKILFATGIIDIMPAIPGFAECWGISVLHCPYCHGYEVRHQPTGILGNGDAGFELAKLISNWTNDITFFTNGKSTLSAEQEQLLVKHNIKIIETEVQQIVHDNGQIKNIILQNNEAYQLTAMYARLPFNQHSDLPQQFGCDLTNEGYIAVDGFYHTSIPGIYAAGDNATMVRSVAVVVAAGMVAAAAINRDMITEEF, from the coding sequence ATGAATGCAGAAATGGACTTTGATGTAATTATTGTAGGAGGCAGTTATGCCGGTTTATCGGCTGCTATGGCTTTGGGCCGCGCTCTCCGTAAGGTTTTGGTGATTGATGGTGGTAAACCCTGTAATCGGCAAACTCCCCATTCGCATAATTTTTTAACCCGCGACGGTGAAACGCCGGCCGCTATAGCAAGCATAGCAAAAGAACAACTGGCAAAATATACAACTGTTAAATTGGTTACTGATTTTGCTATAGAAGCATCAAAACTTGATGCAGGTTTTCAAATAATTACCCGTTCGGGAACAAACTATACCGCAAAAAAGATACTGTTTGCTACGGGCATAATCGACATAATGCCTGCTATTCCCGGTTTTGCTGAGTGTTGGGGCATTTCGGTATTGCATTGCCCATATTGCCATGGCTATGAGGTCCGTCATCAGCCTACCGGAATTTTGGGTAATGGCGATGCTGGTTTTGAGCTTGCAAAACTTATCAGCAACTGGACGAATGATATTACATTCTTCACTAACGGTAAATCAACCTTGTCTGCAGAACAGGAACAACTGCTCGTAAAGCACAACATTAAGATTATTGAAACCGAAGTACAGCAAATTGTTCATGATAACGGCCAGATCAAAAATATAATACTCCAAAATAACGAAGCTTACCAGCTAACCGCCATGTATGCCAGGCTGCCATTTAACCAACACAGCGATTTGCCGCAGCAGTTTGGGTGCGACCTTACAAATGAAGGATATATAGCGGTTGATGGTTTTTATCATACCAGCATACCTGGTATTTATGCCGCCGGAGATAATGCAACCATGGTGCGGTCGGTTGCCGTAGTTGTAGCTGCCGGAATGGTGGCAGCGGCTGCTATCAACAGGGACATGATTACTGAAGAGTTTTAA
- a CDS encoding GNAT family N-acetyltransferase: METAIHLDNITLRKELLPGDLGYIAYMHGKQYAHELGYGLNFEGYVLEGLQEFARKYDTVKDRVWICEHNNQIIGCMIGFHRGQSVQLRYLIFLPEYRGVGLGKKLMNEFMAYMRELGYKKAYLWTTNEQHAAIFLYTKYGFRLTEEKVSHAFDKALTELRYDLVLPEA, from the coding sequence ATGGAGACCGCTATACATCTTGATAATATCACACTCAGAAAAGAATTGTTGCCGGGCGACCTGGGTTACATAGCTTACATGCACGGAAAACAGTATGCACATGAACTTGGGTATGGTTTAAATTTTGAAGGGTACGTTTTGGAAGGCCTGCAGGAGTTTGCCCGCAAATACGATACAGTGAAAGACAGGGTTTGGATCTGCGAGCATAATAATCAGATTATCGGGTGCATGATAGGTTTTCATCGCGGGCAATCAGTTCAGCTCCGGTATCTTATTTTCTTGCCAGAATACCGCGGAGTTGGTCTTGGGAAAAAACTGATGAATGAGTTTATGGCCTATATGCGTGAACTTGGCTACAAAAAGGCATATTTATGGACGACTAATGAGCAACACGCCGCCATTTTTTTATACACCAAATACGGCTTCCGTTTAACCGAAGAAAAAGTATCTCATGCCTTTGATAAAGCCCTAACCGAATTAAGGTATGATCTTGTATTACCGGAAGCGTAA